Proteins from one Ficedula albicollis isolate OC2 chromosome 3, FicAlb1.5, whole genome shotgun sequence genomic window:
- the GJA1 gene encoding gap junction alpha-1 protein, which yields MGDWSALGKLLDKVQAYSTAGGKVWLSVLFIFRILLLGTAVESAWGDEQSAFRCNTQQPGCENVCYDKSFPISHVRFWVLQIIFVSVPTLLYLAHVFYVMRKEEKLNKREEELKVVANDGVNVDMHLKQIEIKKFKYGIEEHGKVKMRGGLLRTYIISILFKSVFEVAFLLIQWYIYGFSLNAIYTCERDPCPHRVDCFLSRPTEKTIFILFMLVVSLVSLALNIIELFYVFFKGVKDRVKGKTDPYSHSGAMSPSKDCGSPKYAYYNGCSSPTAPLSPMSPPGYKLVTGDRNNSSCRNYNKQASEQNWANYSAEQNRMGQAGSTISNSHAQPFDFSDEHQNTKKLASGHELQPLTIVDQRPPSRASSRASSRPRPDDLEI from the coding sequence ATGGGTGATTGGAGTGCCTTGGGAAAGCTTCTTGACAAAGTTCAAGCCTATTCTACTGCAGGAGGGAAAGTGTGGCTGTCTGTCCTCTTCATTTTCCGAATCTTGCTACTGGGAACAGCAGTCGAATCTGCCTGGGGAGATGAGCAGTCTGCATTCCGGTGTAACACTCAACAGCCTGGTTGTGAGAACGTCTGCTATGACAAGTCTTTTCCTATCTCCCATGTACGCTTTTGGGTTCTGCAGATCATATTTGTGTCTGTACCTACCCTATTGTACCTGGCACATGTGTTCTACGTAatgaggaaggaagagaagctgaacaaaagagaagaagagcTTAAGGTAGTCGCAAATGATGGTGTGAATGTGGATATGCATCTCAAGCAAAtagaaattaagaaattcaAGTATGGTATCGAAGAGCATGGCAAAGTGAAGATGCGTGGGGGACTGCTCCGTACCTATATCATCAGCATCCTGTTTAAATCTGTCTTCGAGGTGGCTTTCTTGCTGATACAGTGGTACATTTATGGGTTTAGCCTGAACGCCATCTACACCTGTGAGCGAGACCCATGCCCGCACAGAGTGGACTGCTTCCTCTCCCGTCCAACTGAGAAAACCATCTTCATCCTCTTCATGCTGGTGGTGTCCTTGGTGTCTCTTGCCTTGAACATCATTGAGCTTTTTTACGTGTTCTTCAAGGGTGTCAAGGATCGTGTGAAAGGGAAAACCGACCCCTACTCCCACAGCGGTGCCATGAGCCCTTCCAAGGACTGTGGCTCCCCCAAATATGCTTATTACAATGGCTGCTCGTCACCGACAGCCCCCTTGTCTCCCATGTCTCCCCCAGGCTACAAGCTTGTTACTGGAGACAGGAACAATTCCTCCTGTCGTAACTACAATAAGCAAGCCAGTGAGCAAAACTGGGCCAACTACAGCGCGGAGCAGAACAGAAtggggcaggctggcagcaccaTCTCCAACTCGCACGCCCAGCCCTTCGACTTCTCCGACGAGCACCAGAACACGAAAAAGCTGGCGTCAGGACatgagctgcagcccctcaccATTGTGGACCAGAGgcctcccagcagagccagcagccgAGCCAGCAGCAGGCCTCGACCTGACGACCTGGAGATCTAA